In Aegilops tauschii subsp. strangulata cultivar AL8/78 chromosome 3, Aet v6.0, whole genome shotgun sequence, one genomic interval encodes:
- the LOC120976425 gene encoding uncharacterized protein, with protein sequence MTISRRPAGRPSSPDGTAARLIWSRSRHTIITVVVIVSPTSIYRWKPSWESSTSISKTDRELLREGRRSPLIGSMSGDWGPVLIATAFFVVMLPGLICEIPGGGGRGRPEFHSMKTNGIAMFVHTVIFFAFCAIFMVAVGVHVYAG encoded by the coding sequence ATGACAATTTctcgccggccggccggccggccctcctccCCGGACGGCACGGCAGCTCGACTGATCTGGTCACGGTCACGCCACACTATCATCACCGTCGTCGTCATCGTCTCGCCAACATCTATTTATAGATGGAAACCTAGCTGGGAGAGCAGCACTAGCATTAGTAAGACGGACAGAGAGCTCTTGAGGGAGGGGCGGCGCTCACCGTTGATCGGATCCATGTCGGGCGACTGGGGCCCGGTGCTGATCGCGACGGCCTTCTTCGTGGTGATGCTGCCGGGGCTCATCTGCGAGATCcccggcggcggggggcgcggccGGCCCGAGTTCCACAGCATGAAGACCAACGGCATCGCCATGTTCGTCCACACCGTCATCTTCTTCGCCTTCTGCGCCATCTTCATGGTCGCCGTCGGCGTCCACGTCTACGCCGGCTAG
- the LOC109777515 gene encoding uncharacterized protein yields MQDWAGVFIPLVLFILLSPGLLFQIPGKCRIIEFGNFHTSAVSIIVHSVIFFSFAAIFLIAVGVHIDLGP; encoded by the coding sequence ATGCAGGACTGGGCAGGCGTGTTCATCCCTCTGGTGCTCTTCATCCTGCTATCGCCGGGGCTGCTGTTCCAGATCCCCGGCAAGTGCCGGATCATCGAGTTCGGCAACTTCCACACCAGCGCCGTGTCCATCATCGTCCACTCCGTCATCTTCTTCAGCTTCGCCGCCATCTTCCTCATCGCCGTCGGGGTGCACATCGACCTCGGCCCCTGA